From Plasmodium falciparum 3D7 genome assembly, chromosome: 9, one genomic window encodes:
- a CDS encoding Maf-like protein, putative: MNNHNLNNAHNAKSEMKNGLFLKKNVEVNKNDEIGKELDLEFDEDIISRLLCLVHNKNVKHKVLKINNLIDENLYNYIVNSEENKNYINNNEHETTEEQATNGNLHNEKELYNIQEKMKNNISQYSIELNKFVIDNNNYDTTTNYNNNYNDNNYDNNYINRTTKENNDFYYKKRNDNINNLGETNNVLFLCYDETNDDCTTCDKYRKNYMSNMQISNNIDINKLNDLNDYFFILGSTSTSRKYILKKSNLNFLSIRIHIDEKKIGCRKKNDPFTLTSNISVAKGLKLLSMIKKDSQLKEQIFELAQKKKIILLVGDEVIYCNNKIYEKPTNQKEATDFLKSYNNNKCFSYSSITLIDYETEKIVTGIDESVINIYDMNDNIIKNILEDSSIYFCAGALKIENIYMHKHINVIKGNIDSIFGLSINLLFHLLTIL, encoded by the coding sequence atgaataatcacaatttaaataatgCCCATAATGCGAAAAGTGAAATGAAAAATGGATtgttcttaaaaaaaaatgtggaagtaaacaaaaatgatgaaatagGAAAAGAGCTGGACCTAGAATTTGATGAGGATATAATTTCCCGTCTATTATGTCTTGTACACAATAAAAATGTCAAACATAAAGtactaaaaataaataatttaatagatgaaaatttatataattacatcGTAAATagtgaagaaaataaaaattacattAACAATAATGAACATGAGACAACTGAGGAGCAAGCAACAAATGGAAATCTTCATAACGAAAAAGaactatataatattcaagaaaaaatgaaaaataacaTTTCTCAATATTCAattgaattaaataaatttgtaatcgataataataattatgatacaACTACCAActataacaataattataatgataataattatgataataattatataaacaggacaacaaaagaaaataatgacttttactataaaaaaagaaatgataatataaacaactTAGGTGAAACGAATAATGTTCTTTTTCTATGTTATGATGAAACAAATGATGATTGTACTACTTGTGATAAATATAGAAAGAATTATATGTCAAATATGCAAATatctaataatattgatataaataaattaaatgatttGAATgactatttttttattcttggATCTACTTCTACTTcaaggaaatatattttaaaaaagagtAACCTAAATTTTTTATCTATCCGTATACATATtgatgaaaagaaaattggatgtagaaaaaaaaacgacCCTTTTACATTGACATCTAATATATCAGTAGCCAAAGGACTGAAATTATTAAGTATGATCAAAAAGGATTCACAATTAAAAGAACAAATTTTTGAGTTAgctcaaaagaaaaaaataatattattagtagGAGATGAAGTAATTTATtgtaataacaaaatatatgaaaaaccAACAAATCAAAAAGAAGCAACTGATTTTCttaaatcatataataataataaatgttttaGTTATAGTAGTATTACGTTAATTGATTATGAAACAGAAAAAATTGTTACGGGTATAGACGAATCAGTTAtcaatatttatgatatgaatgataatataattaaaaatatattagaggattcttctatatatttttgtgcaGGTGCTTTGaaaattgaaaatatatatatgcataaacatataaatgttattAAAGGAAATATAGACAGCATTTTTGGCTTGTCAATAAATTTGTTATTTCATTTGCTCACAATTTTGTGA
- a CDS encoding zinc finger protein, putative: MSTNTSKKGYNKYMDKRMYVNNSNNSSSNSNNNNINSSSSSSNNNNNNVHQKEKMLHGQNNSNCNSNNEEYRNIKKDDNMSNVVNTSERRILFYKTKICPWYIKGKCERRKTCLYAHAQNELRELPNLCKTSLCPKLKINELCNDKKCKYAHTNIELRATENLYKTALCESFIKGKCFSGQFCRYAHGHNELRENPMEITDKNIIIGTSKNKSDKQEYEKKKNSSNSSNNPNNNNSNINNNNINSNNNNNNNNNNMNHHINSNSSNSSNHINNNVDSNKRNETYCIFPKKKEIYFNKVNALTEDDGIYDITETIDPQLLNDSNTDNSYECNKKGAAAISTNVNNTTTEYVLKNGIKNAKSNMSNNNINANMNVVNNANVNVAHMNHMMLNNMNHMHNMNHMNNINHMNNMNHMNNINHINVNMNSFMNGNMNHMTPLNHMNNMNMHLNLNHMNNMNSMNSMNSMNSMNNMNNMNNMNSINNMNNMNSMNSMNNVSSVNNVNHMNFNMNHMNFNMNHMNNHNNNNNNNNNNCSNSMIPSVMNTSLENYNKAEDNSKFNEEQFLNDNLNVLGFLEETTSGEKFGRCSSTSNLLTDINCTNKQDTTNFTYNNCTNMDGIYNNNNNNIKYNNIHNMNNSTLSSNTINNNYNNMTTTNGSINYSSNNNNNNNIEDNFNHFNNNNVDKFNYEDFFFGSISNNHPNNNTLSNNIMLNSDEVLHSRTQALNTYIMNDDINNNTAPSTGRESSNNEDMLNNKMVMNNDTFNNDKENITNNNTTNNINNNAENNVVTWEDFSLFGKSKAPISENDYFKIFNYGICNNMDNKLYENCDAYKNDIEKYDKSLFIL; encoded by the coding sequence atgagtACAAATACAAGTAAGAAAGgttacaataaatatatggataAAAGAATGTACGtgaataatagtaataatagtagtagtaatagtaataataataatattaatagtagtagtagtagtagtaataataataataataacgtCCATCAAAAGGAGAAGATGTTGCATGGTCAGAATAATAGTAAttgtaatagtaataatgaaGAGTATCGTAATATTAAGaaagatgataatatgaGTAACGTTGTGAATACTAGTGAAAGgcgaattttattttataagacTAAAATATGTCCTTGGTATATTAAAGGAAAGTGTGAAAGGAGAAAAACTTGTTTATATGCTCATGCTCAAAATGAATTAAGAGAATTACCGAATTTATGTAAAACTAGTTTATGTCCAAAATTAAAGATAAATGAGTTatgtaatgataaaaaatgtaaatatgcTCATACGAATATAGAATTGAGGGCTACCGAAAATTTGTACAAAACGGCATTATGTGAGAGTTTTATTAAAGGTAAATGTTTTTCTGGACAATTTTGTAGATATGCTCATGGTCATAATGAATTAAGAGAAAACCCTATGGAAATAACGGAcaagaatattattattggaACTAGTAAAAATAAGAGTGATAAGCAAGAATatgagaagaaaaagaattcaAGTAACAGTAGTAACAATcctaataacaacaatagtAATatcaacaacaataatattaatagtaataataacaacaacaacaataataataatatgaatcatcacattaatagtaatagtagtaatagtagtaatcatattaataataatgtggattcaaataaaagaaatgaaacTTATTGTATATTCCCaaagaagaaagaaatatattttaataaagttAATGCTTTGACAGAAGATGATGGAATCTATGATATTACAGAAACAATTGATCCACAATTATTGAATGATAGTAATACAGACAATTCATAtgaatgtaataaaaaaggtGCAGCTGCTATAAGTACGAATGTAAATAATACGACTACTGagtatgtattaaaaaatggaATAAAGAATGCTAAGAGTAATATgagcaataataatataaatgcaAATATGAATGTTGTTAATAATGCTAATGTTAATGTTGCACATATGAATCACATGATgttgaataatatgaatcaCATGCATAATATGAaccatatgaataatataaaccatatgaataatatgaaccatatgaataatataaatcatataaatgtgAATATGAATAGTTTTATGAATGGAAACATGAATCACATGACCCCCTTAaatcatatgaataatatgaatatgcATCTGAATCTAAaccatatgaataatatgaatagtatGAATAGTATGAATAGTATGAAtagtatgaataatatgaataatatgaataatatgaatagtataaataatatgaataatatgaatagtatGAATAGTATGAATAATGTAAGTAGTGTAAATAATGTGAATCACATGAACTTTAATATGAACCACATGAATTTCAATATGAATCATATGAACAaccacaataataataacaacaataataataataattgtagtAATAGTATGATCCCTTCTGTTATGAATACATCATtagaaaattataacaaGGCAGAAGACAATTCCAAATTTAATGAAGAACAGTTTTTGAACGATAACTTAAATGTGTTGGGATTTCTTGAAGAAACGACCAGTGGAGAAAAATTTGGAAGGTGTTCAAGTACGAGCAATTTGTTAACCGATATAAATTGTACGAATAAACAAGACACTActaattttacatataacaATTGTACAAATATGGatggtatatataataataataataataatatcaaatataataatatacataatatgaacaattcaACTCTTTCTTCTAAcacaataaataataattacaataatatGACTACTACTAATGGAAGTATAAATTATTCaagtaataacaataataataacaatattgaGGACAATTTTAATCattttaataacaataatgtgGACAAATTTAATTATGAGGATTTTTTCTTTGGAAGCATTTCGAATAATCATCCGAATAATAATACCTtgagtaataatattatgttaaaTAGCGATGAGGTGTTACATAGTAGAACGCAAGCATTAAACACTTATATTatgaatgatgatataaataataacacaGCTCCTTCAACGGGAAGGGAAAGTAGTAATAATGAAGACATGTTAAATAATAAGATGGTAATGAATAATGATAcatttaataatgataaggaaaatataacaaataataatacaacaaataatattaataataatgctgAAAATAATGTAGTTACATGGGAAGATTTTTCCTTATTTGGAAAATCCAAAGCTCCTATTTCAGAAAATGATtactttaaaatttttaactATGGAATATGTAACAATATGGATAACAAATTGTATGAAAATTGTGATGCATATAAAAATGACATTGAAAAGTATGACAAGTCgttatttattctttaa
- a CDS encoding arginase: MLDTIESYIKSHKEKENLYVKKNVSIIGSPLAAGQPLGGVQLACDDLRKLGLHNVIDVLGWKYEDIGNIDNGDNEMKQEKKTNNYINNNDNNNDNNNDNNNDNNNNCYIPNGVIKEKKHDLSNNKMNGYVNHNFYGNYEENNVISTNDKYKNNCYYDNIRNIKEIGIFSKNLFDTMSNELRKKNFVLNIGGDHGVAFSSILSSLQMYQNLRVIWIDAHGDINIPETSPSGNYHGMTLAHTLGLFKKKVPYFEWSENLTYLKPENTAIIGIRDIDAYEKIILKKCNINYYTIFDIEKNGIYNTICTALEKIDPNSNCPIHISLDIDSVDNVFAPGTGTVAKGGLNYREINLLMKILAETKRVVSMDLVEYNPSLDEVDKKVHGDSLPILDNATKTGKLCLELIARVLGYDIV; encoded by the coding sequence ATGTTGGATACTATAGAAAGTTACATCAAAAGTCACAAGGAAAAGGAAAACCTTTATGTTAAGAAAAACGTTTCCATTATTGGTTCTCCTCTTGCCGCTGGTCAACCTCTTGGAGGGGTGCAATTAGCATGTGATGACTTGAGAAAATTAGGTTTGCACAATGTTATAGATGTGTTAGGATGGAAATATGAAGATATAGGCAATATAGATAATGGGGATAATGAAAtgaaacaagaaaaaaaaactaataattatattaataataatgataataataatgataacaataatgataataataatgataataataataattgttataTTCCCAATGGTGtaattaaagaaaagaaaCATGATTtgtcaaataataaaatgaatggaTATGTGAACCATAATTTTTATGGTAATTATGAAGAGAATAATGTAATATCAACAAacgataaatataaaaataattgttattatgataatataaggaatataaaagaaataggTATATTCagtaaaaatttatttgataCTATGAGCAATGAATTAAGGAAGAAAAATTTTGTATTAAATATAGGGGGTGACCATGGTGTAGCTTTTAGTAGTATCCTGAGTTCCTTACAAATGTATCAGAATTTAAGAGTTATATGGATTGATGCACATGGTGATATAAACATACCTGAAACATCTCCTTCAGGTAATTATCATGGTATGACTTTAGCACACACCTTAGggttatttaaaaagaaagttCCTTATTTTGAATGGTCCGAAAatttaacatatttaaaaCCAGAAAATACAGCTATTATAGGTATTAGAGATATAGATgcatatgaaaaaattattttaaaaaaatgtaatattaattattataccaTTTttgatatagaaaaaaatggaatCTATAATACAATATGTACAGCATTAGAAAAAATAGATCCAAATTCAAATTGCCCTATTCACATCTCTTTAGATATAGATAGTGTTGATAATGTCTTTGCTCCAGGAACTGGTACTGTAGCTAAGGGGGGATTAAATTATAGagaaattaatttattaatgaaaatattagcTGAAACAAAAAGAGTTGTCTCTATGGATTTAGTAGAATATAATCCATCACTTGATGAAGTTGATAAAAAAGTTCATGGAGATTCATTGCCTATATTGGATAATGCAACGAAAACAGGCAAGTTGTGTTTAGAACTTATCGCCCGAGTGTTAGGATACGATATAGTGTAA
- a CDS encoding leucine-rich repeat protein, producing the protein MNEENYNVNDKDSPSFIFYEKTYEGDDTCFFNIIISFKKLKIYNEKDFEEVINLNAEHILKDIVKIEEGLQRNIYNTEIIKKRNNKKRNKKKEVFDIDINNEMDNENMNDINYNPNKYDNCDDLYKNYKERFDILINELNDSNIKSYTLKEKSEGEEEKKKLCVMWELDLSYNYFKEISIDNILSIMISKNIIPHKNILQLNNLRTLNLRKNNLIYFPYISNFVLDGLVNIHISHNYINGCNNYIDKIDNMTYISKNLCEEDIKNKINNINFNNEGTWNKIIPNLKNIYVQNNYLQSFFSLKYLINKHKNIKYINISFNKINFLTDLFILKNVEHINLSYNTFMNVESNMTSHGITKDINNNMDEKNDIYHNNINKNETTQQDEEITINVDHTIEQTSTHFCIEGQENKNMLISDSTYKNQHDNDNNNVHNKDNNNEIIFHNLLLNLKFFFPSLKNLNIKYTEVYQKFKLYIKKEDYKYEQNYFIDFK; encoded by the coding sequence ATGAATGAAGAAAACTACAATGTGAATGATAAGGATAGTCCatcctttatattttatgaaaaaacatATGAAGGTGATGACACGtgcttttttaatataattataagttttaaaaaactgaaaatatataatgaaaaagattTTGAAGAAGTTATAAATTTGAATGCAGAACATATATTGAAGGATATTGTAAAGATAGAGGAGGGTTTacaaaggaatatatataatactgaaataattaaaaagagaaataataaaaagagaaacaaaaaaaaagaagtttttgatatagatataaataatgaaatggataatgaaaatatgaatgacattaattataatcctaataaatatgataattgtGATGatctttataaaaattataaagagCGGTTTGACATCCTTATTAATGAACTTAATGATTctaatataaaaagttatacgctaaaagaaaaatctgagggagaagaagaaaaaaaaaaattgtgtgTAATGTGGGAACTTgatttatcatataattattttaaagaaatttctattgataatatattatccatTATGATAAGCAAAAATATTATCCCTCATAAGAATATTTtacaattaaataatttaagaaCATTAAACTTAAGGaagaataatttaatatattttccttatatttcaaattttGTATTGGATGGCTTAgttaatatacacatatcacataattatataaatggatgtaataattatatagataAAATAGATAATATGACATATATAAGTAAAAACTTATGTGAAgaggatataaaaaataaaataaataatatcaattttaataatgaagGTACATGGAATAAGATAATAcctaatttaaaaaatatttatgtacagaataattatttgcaatcttttttttctttaaaatatttaattaataaacataaaaacataaaatatataaatattagttttaataaaattaacttCTTAACAGATTTATTTATCTTAAAAAATGtagaacatataaatttgtCTTATAACACTTTTATGAACGTAGAAAGTAATATGACATCACATGGAATAACAAAAGATATAAACAATAACATGGATGAAAAGAACGATATAtaccataataatattaataaaaatgagacAACTCAACAAGATGAAGAAATAACTATAAACGTAGATCACACAATTGAACAAACGTCTACACATTTTTGTATAGAAGgacaagaaaataaaaatatgttaatttCGGATAGCACATATAAAAATCAgcatgataatgataataacaatgttcataataaagacaataataatgaaattatatttcataaccttttattaaatttgaaatttttttttccatctttaaaaaatctaaatataaaatatacagaaGTTTACCAAAAATTTAAGCTCTATATAAAGAAGGaagattataaatatgaacagaattattttattgattttaaataa
- a CDS encoding dynein intermediate light chain, putative: MKKDNKNFSNTSIGLLKKKSTTKQDISKVNVKHKDKATIKGKDNIPVLSKKNNINDKKKDINILNHSTNIKVNEKERSNLNSSIINIEHDHKNVDINGKVELVSDEKKEKIEKKDKKMEVDNINKGDNLYNDNNINKDDNLHNVGNINKDDNLHNVGNINKDDNLHNVGNINKDDNLHNVDNINHVHASISNKFKREDNMDPLKKDNNENFVSNKLNTEKEDITYKINDLEKKNILDNKCNMKDDEYNFDTLNKNNIHVVDNNIKNVNDGINIFDNYYDDNSDRYNIHNVYNSDTNSTDNDDNNDRHITDNDNYKYDYEDQKNENKNTKDIDEEKKCNIYDNILKQLNIQKNENLENSHIIIFGNKDVGKSCLVKALQEICINNDEQEDYPFYCNKNRVLPLDYACLKVKNIDENRKVKDIKSNSHIWILQHPSYINSLIKNIKNFKNVENVIILICTDLYKPYNIMSDINSWIDTLYILFEAIHSNTSLKTLNQLKEKMENYIYDYKNKTIEKGEKRDHHKNEELKDIQEKINNNNNNKNNNDNNNNNNNDNDNIHNSINNNNTINMNNNNNINNINNNNNINSINRDINKNIFTPDKERLIKINLTFPIFFIICKSDGYEILNNRTYQGYMDVIISYLRNLAINYQAAIIYCNTINKDHPKNIELLYKYIMHRLYNFPFNEKPILNDYEKIFIPSGYDNLELINKSIKNTFVENFHKPYDSIIIKPIPNKSIVEQNENVVDDYYFNDFLANLSNDINKIKKNDENVTTWGKNKIDVIVNKSNIYTEETNENNLNKDKIDQSLHSFFQNLLAKGRSKSPSAPNINPTSLEKRNINS; the protein is encoded by the coding sequence ATGAAGAAAGATAATAAGAATTTTTCAAATACTTCAATCggtcttttaaaaaaaaaaagtacaacTAAACAGGATATTTCGAAAGTTAATGTGAAACATAAAGATAAGGCAAcaataaaaggaaaagataACATTCCTGTATtatctaaaaaaaataatataaatgataagaaaaaagatataaacatattaaacCATTCTACAAATATAAAGGTGAATGAGAAAGAACGTTCAAATTTAAATAGTTCAATTATAAACATAGAACATGATCATAAAAATGTTGATATCAATGGAAAAGTAGAATTGGTAAGTgacgaaaaaaaagaaaaaatagaaaaaaaagataaaaaaatggaagtggataatattaataagggtgataatttatataatgataacaatattaataaagatgACAATTTACATAATGTtggaaatattaataaagatgACAATTTACATAATGTTGgcaatattaataaagatgataatttacataatgttggaaatattaataaagatgataattTACATAATGTTGACAATATTAATCATGTTCATGCTTCAATtagtaataaatttaaaagagAAGATAATATGGATccattaaaaaaagataataatgaaaattttgtatcaaataaattaaatacagaaaaagaagatataacgtataaaataaatgatttagaaaaaaaaaatatattagataaTAAATGTAACATGAAAgatgatgaatataattttgacacattaaacaaaaataatatccATGTGGTAgacaataatattaaaaatgtaaatgatggaataaatatttttgataattattatgatgataacaGTGATAggtataatattcataatgtTTATAATAGTGATACTAATAGTactgataatgatgataataatgataggcATATTACAGATAacgataattataaatatgattatgaggatcaaaaaaatgaaaataagaataCCAAGGATATagatgaagaaaagaaatgtaatatatatgataatatattaaaacaattAAACATtcagaaaaatgaaaatttagaaaatagtcatatcataatttttggAAATAAGGATGTAGGAAAATCATGCTTAGTTAAAGCATTACaagaaatatgtataaataatgatgaacaaGAAGATTACCCATTTTATTGTAATAAGAATAGAGTTTTACCTTTAGATTATGCTTGTTTAAaggtaaaaaatatagatgaaAATAGAAAGGTGAAAGACATAAAAAGTAATAGCCATATATGGATCTTACAACATCCATCTTATATCAATTCAttgattaaaaatataaaaaattttaaaaatgtagaaaatgttattattttaatatgtacAGATTTATACAAaccttataatattatgtctGATATTAATAGTTGGATAGATAccttgtatattttatttgaagCAATACATTCTAATACAAGCTTAAAGACATTGAAccaattaaaagaaaaaatggaaaattatatttatgattacaaaaataaaacaatagaAAAGGGGGAAAAAAGAGATcatcataaaaatgaagaattaaaagatatacaagaaaaaataaataacaacaacaacaacaaaaacaataatgataataataataataataataatgataatgataatatacataatagtatcaataataataacactattaatatgaataacaataataatataaataatataaataataataacaatattaatagCATTAACAgggatataaataaaaatatctttACTCCTGACAAAGAacgtttaataaaaataaatttaaccttcccaatattttttattatttgtaaatCTGATGGATATGAAATTTTGAACAATAGAACGTATCAAGGATATATGGATGTTATCATTTCCTATTTACGTAATTTAGCCATAAACTATCAGGCGgctataatatattgtaatacAATCAATAAGGATCATCCTAAAAATATAGAActtttgtataaatatataatgcatAGATTATATAACTTTCCTTTTAACGAGAAGCCAATTTTAAatgattatgaaaaaatattcataccATCAGGATATGATAATTtggaattaataaataaatcaatcAAAAATACATTTGTTGAAAATTTCCATAAACCATATGAttcaattattattaagcCTATACCAAATAAAAGCATCGtcgaacaaaatgaaaatgtagtagatgattattattttaatgatTTCTTAGCAAATTTATCTAAtgatataaacaaaattaaaaagaatgatgaaaatgtaaCAACGtggggaaaaaataaaattgatgTTATTGTTAacaaaagtaatatatatacagagGAAACTAATGAaaacaatttaaataaagataaaatagaTCAATCATTACATAGCTTTTTTCAAAATCTCTTAGCAAAAGGAAGATCCAAATCACCTAGTGCTCCTAATATTAACCCAACATCattagaaaaaagaaatataaattcatGA
- a CDS encoding vacuolar protein sorting-associated protein 46, putative — protein MGNKISTEDHIFRLKLKTKELEKLSQRSELEEKKLIGDVKKAIQAGKIELARLYAEKCIRKKNEKVNYLNLSNKLDVLVSRLEGAHRCASLVKDVGVMIPLIQKINAETNAIKIGNDVTKLENIFDEISISSELINDTVQTSSAISAPTEEVDELISKIADEHALKLDGQIGSVHPINKHLEEISNMSERIKNLK, from the exons atgGGTAACAAAATATCTACAGAAGACCATATCTTTcgtttaaaattaaaaacaaaagaatta GAAAAATTATCTCAAAGGTCGGaattagaagaaaaaaaattaataggAGATGTAAAGAAGGCTATACAAGCAGGAAAAATTGAGTTGGCCAg attatatgctgaaaaatgtataagaaaaaaaaatgaaaaagttaACTATTTGAACCTAAGTAACAAATTGGATGTACTTGTGTCTCGATTGGAAGGCGCACATCGGTGTGCTTCG cttGTAAAAGATGTTGGGGTAATGATTCCtctaatacaaaaaataaatgcaGAAACGAACGCAATTAAAATAGGGAATGATGTAACTAAGCtggaaaatatttttgacGAAATA AGCATCAGTTCTGAATTAATAAATGACACCGTTCAAACCTCCTCCGCAATAAGTGCACCAACAGAAGAG GTTGACGAATTAATATCTAAAATTGCCGACGAACATGCCTTAAAACTGGACGGACAAATCGGATCTGTTCATCCTATAAATAAg CACCTAGAAGAAATATCTAATATGAGTGAAAGGATAAAAAACTtgaaatga
- a CDS encoding tubulin-specific chaperone, putative: MNDYVQVDFVHNMFKNKTWKEIKLNKFDSIKNIKKKIYTHTGTLYDNMNLYAYDENDVDNTQVFLSNDEYCLNDYNVKDNYIIYIQEKNKTYNSDDIIYNIDDEQKLQKLAHLKYTMNDEGYDKRPDNIRNFLKKLREKNKTQTNLSIQQEENNNKINEHDPTYYSNICNKPFDQELYKIGKRCRIKLGDRRGILKFVGNIKNNQDIYVGVDLDEPLGNSDGMYKKKKLFECKGDKYGYIGNINSIEVGDFPPFDIMDLEEF, encoded by the coding sequence ATGAATGATTATGTTCAAGTTGACTTTGTACATAACATGTTTAAGAATAAAACATGGAAAGAAATAAAACTAAATAAGTTCGATAGtattaagaatataaaaaagaaaatatatacacacacagGGACTTTATATGATAACATGAACTTGTATGCctatgatgaaaatgatgtAGATAATACACAAGTATTTTTGAGTAATGACGAATATTGTTTAAATGATTATAACGTTAaggataattatattatatatatccaagaaaaaaataaaacatacaATTCAGATGATATTATCTATAATATTGATGATGAACAGAAATTACAAAAGTTAGCACACTTAAAATATACAATGAATGATGAAGGATATGATAAGCGACCTGATAATATTAGAAACtttctaaaaaaattaagagaaaaaaataaaacacaaaCAAACCTATCCATCCaacaagaagaaaataataataaaattaacgAACATGATCCTACTTATTATtctaatatatgtaataaaccCTTTGAtcaagaattatataaaataggaAAAAGATGTAGAATTAAACTGGGCGATAGACGAGGAATTCTTAAATTTGTtggtaatataaaaaataatcagGATATTTATGTAGGCGTAGACTTAGATGAACCCTTAGGAAATTCAGATggaatgtataaaaaaaaaaaattatttgaatGTAAAGGAGATAAGTATGGTTATATAGGTAATATTAATTCTATAGAAGTGGGTGATTTCCCACCATTCGACATAATGGACTTGGAGGAATTctaa